The sequence below is a genomic window from Coffea arabica cultivar ET-39 chromosome 8e, Coffea Arabica ET-39 HiFi, whole genome shotgun sequence.
CATCAAATAGACGGATCCTAGAAGACTTTTTTGTTAATACAGGTTCAGTGACATTGCTTGTCTTGGGAATTGCACTATTTTTTGGTTCACTAGCTTGCTACAATAACATAAGAATGCGCTTATCAATAGTAACTAGTTTAGGATGATAATTGCTAGtttaggaaaaaagaaaatatctgGAAATGACTCTTGTTTCTTTACCTGGCAGCTTACATTTTCTTCAGTTTGCTCCACAATTCCTCGCCCAGCATCCCGACTTTGTCGTAAAgtaaattttccctttttccccGGTCCAGCCATCTATCTACATAATCATATAACGCAAGCACCACCAAAATCGTAAACAACACAAGCAGCCATGACAACATATCATAAACTACagaaaaaatacaagaaaaatttGATTAAGAAATTCAATGAACAACATTGTTTAATCTGATTCATAGTCATCGATTTGTACAAATTGTTCATTTTCATCCTCAGAATTGAATTGTTGCTCAATTTCCTCAtcattatcaataaaattgtcatCCAATTGCCTTGCACGGCTAGCTGACAATTCTATAAAAAACATAGCACCAGCCTCTATCCTTTCTTCAGTTTGCACATCTCCTCTCTTCAAACTGACCAACTCAAGATTTTCTTGTACACCAATCAAATCTTCATGATACTCTTCTTGGTAAGCCTCTTCGTTATCAACCAAATCATCTTCATGCTTCTCAGGAACATCATAAGATGAGCGTGGACTAACTAACTCTACAACATGCCAATTACCTCCAAGCTTCATATCTTGAAGATAGAAAACTTGTTCAGCTTGGGATGCTAATATAAAAGGCTGGTCTGAGTACCATGTTTTTGACATGTTGATGCTAGTGATATTGCTCTGCTTGTCTACTTTGATTCCCGAATTATTTCTCAAGTCCCACCAATCACATTTAAACACAACTACTCGATTTTGAGTAAATGAGTATTCAACCTCAACTATATCAGTAATTATACCATAGAAGTATGTTTCTTTATCAGCATGCTCCCCCTTTACCATAACTCCACTATTTTGtgtctttctttctctttcccgAGCCTTAATGTGGAATCTAAATCCATTCACATTACAGCCAGCAAATGTATTGACTCGAAAATCAGGTCCTCTAGCCAAGGACAACAATTCATCAGTACATTCTCCACGTGCATGTGTATACATGACCTACATCAGCCATACCAGATTCTTTAATAGTTtactaaaataaaaagtaaaggaAATTGACAAGTTTTTAACATCTCTTCCAATACTTACAcgttcttcaaaccactttggAAACTCCGAGTCTAGCCTTTGCTGTACGCTCGATAAATTTTGCTTTTCAAGAATTTGTCTATGCTCCCTAAATTTGTAGTAGTAGAAGTAGTTACATATTCTATCAAATGACTTTAATTACAAGCAATGAAGAACATATTATAGAACACGACATAGATTTAGCATTAAAGTATATTATTACCTCATGTAATCATCTACTTCTTCACAATTTTTCAAGATGAACAGGTGTATTCTTTGCAATTCAACCTCACTTAGATAACCAATCAGTGCTGCCCCAAAGGGCCGAGCCAAGCTAGAAAATATAGATAATTTTCCAGCAGCTTCGTGTTTCTCCATATTTCGTTCCGTTTGATTAAACCTGGTCGGAACATCATGCAAATACCTGGAAATGAATGTAAGACATTCATCATCCAAGTAGCGCTCAGCTATACAGCCTTCAGGTCGTGCCCTATTATTCACATAGCCTTTGTATTGACCCATTTTtctatccaaaaaaaattcagcccgagttgttagaaaataagaaaattggaGGTAAATCAAATAGGCATTATTAAAAATAAGAGGCATGTACCTCTCAAATGGAAACATCCACCGGTATTGGGCTGGTCCAGCAATCTTGGATTCAGTGGGTAAATGGACCATTACATCAAagaaatttggaggaaaaattTTCTCAAGTTTGCATagtattaaaataatatttttttcctgcATTTCCAGCTCATCTAGATAGAGAGTTCGAGAACAAATTTTTCGAAAAAAATTGCTGATCTCTACTAAAATCTGAGATACATCTTTTGACAGCATTCCTCTAGTTGCTAGTGGAAGAAGTCGTTGTATGAACACATAGTAGTCATGACTCTTCATTCCTAAAAGTTGACACTCCTTGGTCTTCACACACCGAGGAATGTTTGAAGCAAAGCCATCCGGGAACTTGATAGTGCTCAAAAACTGGCAGAAATTCTTTTTCTCTAGGCGTGATAAAGTGTAACATGCAGGTGGCATAACTTTAGATGCGCCACCTCCCGGTTGTAGATGCAACTCTTCCCTTAATCCCATTTCTTTTAAATCCTCCCTAGCCTGCCATGTGTCCTTAGTTCTCGAAGGGATATTCATTAATGTACCTACCAAAGATTCACATACATTCTTGACAATGTGCATAATATCCAAATTATGTCTAATTTTATTGGTACTCCAATATGGAAGTTCAAAGAATATGCTCATCTTCTTCCAATTTGAACTGTTCTGCAcgcgttttcttttcttctgttgCAGCAAATCAGGTGCCTTGCCAAACTCAACTTGCTCAATACGAAGAAGTTGTTGGAGGACTTCCTCACCTGATAGGGTCCTAGGAGGCTGTCTATGTTCTCTTTCTCcattaaattgctttttttctcGACGCCATTTATGATCAATAGGCAGAAAACGGCGATGGCCCATGTAACAACATTTGTGACCATTATTAAGATATAGACTAGTCGTCTCATCTAAGCACACAGGACATGCCTTGTACCCTTTTGTACTCCATCCCGACAAATAGCCATATGCTGGAAAATCGTTTATTGTCCACAAAAGTGCTGCACGTAACATGAACTTCTCCTCCCTGAAGGCATCATATGTCTCCACACCAGTGGCAAATAACTCTTTTAACTCATCAACTAGTGGTCTAAAGAATATGTCAATGTCATTTCCAGGTGCTTTGGGACCAGGAATAATCATTgataggaaaaaaaatggatcTTTTAAGCATTTCCAAGGAGGTAGATTGTAAGGAACAAGGATAACAGGCCATATACTGTATGAATTGCTCATGGTTCCAAAGGGATTAAAGCCATCACTAGCAAGTCCTAGCCTCACATTTCTAGGATCTTCAGCGAAGGACTTGTGATTTCTATCAAAATCCTTCCAAGCTAATGAATCAGCAGGGTGTCGCATCATGTTCTCATTATCTACACGTCTCTCCTTATGCCACCTCATATCCCGAGCAATCTCTTTGTTCACAAACAGTCTTTGCAGCCTTGGTTTTAATGGAAAATAACGCAACACCTTTCTAGGTATTTTGGAATTTGGAGATTTATACCGCGGTGCTTTACATTTTTCATTTGGACAATGATCaaggcctttattttcattccaaaagagtgcGCAATCATTTTCACAGGCGTGGATCTTTTCACACTTCAGCCCCAACTCACGGATGAAATTTTTTGCCTCGTAATATGAACTGGGAATCAAAGCTGTAGGAAATACTTGATGCAAGAACTTCAGCAACATATCAGTAGATTTACAAGTCCACCGATTCATTGTTTTCAAGTGGAGGATATGGACAATAAACGAGAGTTTTGAATACTTTTCACAGCCCGGGTATAGAGATTTTTCAGCCTCCGATAATAATCTGAGAAACCTACTTGCTTCTCCTTCTTTCTCGGTACAAGCACCCGTATCAAGTTCCGGTGAATGTCTCCAACTCTCACCAAAGTTAGCAACTCCTACATCATTTAACAGCTCCTCCATACTGTCAAAGTCACTATCGTTGTCATTTATTTCTATGTCATCATTCTCATCATCAGATTCAAACCCTTCGCCATGATATATCCACCTAGTATAACTATCAACAATTCCTCGACACAAGTGATTGGCCATGACTTCCTTAGTTTGATCCTCAAAATTATTGCATACTTTGCAAGGACATGGCAGTTTACAATTAGGATCCTTGCCTAGAAAAGcaaacttaataaattcatcaACTCCATCTAAATACTTGGGGTCTAGGTAGTTCTTAATAGACATCCAACTCCTGTCCATATTGTTGCAGCCCTTTATCCTACCATAAAGAATATGACCGCCACATTATATAGAAAACAAATGCAATGTAATATGAACTAAATTTAAACTCCTCAAATACCAGCAATGGGATCCAAGGTGTAAAACACATTTTTAGCAAAAATCAACCATCTCAAGTACAAATGCATTAGTAAGGCAACAAACTAAATAGAATCTGCAGCCACAGTATACATGCAAAAGTTTGGCAAACAAAAGATAAAGCCATAACATGAATAATCAATTTCATAGGCTGATTTTGCTAGCTAACAGCACACTACATGTTCAAAAAACATAGGATCAGGCATCATATATTTGTAAAGGGAAGATGCCCAACGCAGAAATAATAGAAGAGTAAAGCACAAATATAAATTTCAAGCCTGAATAATGGTAAGAAGGAACAGTACCTGAAACTCAGACCACTCAATTGGTTTCCTTTTCCTACCAAGAACAGGAGCTATTTGCAATCTTAGCACCGCTCCAGATGCAGCAGTATGTGCCTTTACAAGAACCTCCTTATATCTGGTCTGAAATGCAACTGGGAGAAAAAGTCCAGTGCTTTTGTTACCAACCCTGTTTATCAAGAATATCCCCAATTATATGGTAAGCCACTAATGTAAGGACTTGAATACAAGGCATAGACCTTCTCCACCAGCCTCTTTAACATCCATTAAAGATAAATTTAGCATCTCCTTTTAACAAACTTAGAATCTGGAGTATCTTGAGGAAAAAGGAGACTTTGAGCATAATCAATTTACTAACAAGAAAGACAGGTTTTCAAATTGCTCATATCTTTTAAGGAATACGTGACTTTGAACTAAATATGAGAACATCCAATTCCAGGTTAGTGAAAGTCCTTAAAGCTTCCACTGATGGCTATGCGCTTTACAATTAGCCTGAAATTGACTCATCACAGTTCCTAATGTCCTACCTGAGCTCGGTCAAGTAAATTGAAAAACAAACCATAGCTAAATGAAATTGTGGTCACCGGCTAAGATCAGAAAGTCATTTAGTGATGTGAAAATATGTAGGACAGCCTGGATTAAAAATATTGTAGAATATGTATATCTAATATCTCCATAGAGTGGTTTAATAGTCTAGTGCCACTTAAATGTTAGAGTAATCAAACGAGGACCATTTATTCAAAAGCAAAACGTTAAACTTATTGTAGAAAAATTAGATTGTTAGCTTATCTATTTCTTCAGTGATTTttagaaaagaacaaaaattagATTGCtggttcattttttttcttgatcatCCTAACTGGTATTTTTGGGAAAAGAATAAATATATACACTGTTTAACATGCATACTTCTGAGAATTATACTTGAATAAAATATGACCGATTTGACTTTATCAATTTGTCAACTAAATCCATAGCTTATGCTCCACTTCGGAGGATTAATGCTGTACATAATCAATATAACTATGCTACTTATTAAACCATCAAAAGTGCAGATTTCAGATATAGGGTGTTAATTTAACCCTTCGATCCCTATATACAaaaaccagaattttctttttaaaaaaacaaaaccagaatttatTGCAATGCAACTGAAAATATTAGACAAAATAAACCCACTGAGACTAGAGTCTTGGTTGCTGCTAATTCACAAGAACTGGGCAGTGGACATAAATGATTCCTTCGTCCATTCCCTCAATTTCTGTCCCCTTTCATGGCAGCCTTATCGGATAAGGGGATATATACCCAAGAAAACGAAAAAGATTTTGGTCACGGTTACACCTAACTCTCAACCAAGACATGTATTACGTAATTAGCAATAGGGCcacaaaaatttaatatatcAGTATTTCCAACGACAGCAAACCAAAACCATGGAAGCTCAAAACTTCGCTTACTGGGTAAGCCTACAAAAATTAATTGCGCTGTCAATGAAATAACCTTGAACTACTCACCTAATTGGCCAGTTATTTAAACAAAACTCGATCCCTTCTCTCGGAATGCCCAACATAGGCTTCCATTCCAATTTTCAACAATTCTGTCTCCTCCCTCTTTAATGCATTCCAGAAAATAAGGAGCACTGGCTCCTCGGACCATCCTAAACTACCCTAACCTGTGGTCAGAAAACCCGAAATATTGAAGCTAAAACAAGTAGCTACACAGCTTAATCCAGACGACTCAGTAGCGATAACAAAAAGGATCTTACATATTagggatttggaaaaattggggaaaatgtataggagagagaaaaatgaACCTTTCCAATGAAAACCTTGTACTTTAATGCTGGACAGCCATGGTGATGCTAGTGAGAAGCCAGAGAACGGATTTGTTGTGTGGGTGAAAGTATCAGGCCGTGCGGAAGCTCTGTTTTGTGCTCAGTGCGGAAGCTCTGTTTTGGTGCTTAATGCAGAAGCTTTTGTTTACTTCAGGTCGGTGAAAGTTTGTCTCAAGTGTTCCGTTGCTTTAAGTCAGACCAAGTGTTccgttgcttttgttttcagaATGTGTTCCGCTGCTTtggtctttgctttgctttGGATATTGTTTTTGTTGCGCGGCACTTTCACTgtgatttgatcaaaattttgacttcactcattttccctccatttgataccaaaaatcatgtttttttttctagatttgtaatatggtttgaaccataaattttaatgctatagtattattctttattttttagcaaaaattaaaaattttcatcaacataggtggcaaaaattgttaatttcatataattgaaaatgtacttttataatttgctaatattttatactaatttcttataattgcagcactaaagaacatcttgtaattgaaaataattaaactcaaattatatggttataacatagtttcaataaaaataatcattttcccaacatttgagaccaatcatcatgctttttttatttttaatttggtttgaagcatagattttattgctatagtattattctttattttttagtacaaaaacacaaattttcatcaatataggtggcaaaatttgttaattacatataagtgaaaatatacttttataatttgtaaatattttagccctgcaattttttataattgcagcactaaagtacatcattaattgaaaataacgaaagtcaaattctatggttataacatactttcattaaaaataatcaaatgctattaataagacattattgttaagtcaaaatcaaagaaaatttagtgatgacataatgttatcactaatttattcaagattataatgacaagaaaagtcgtcactaattaaattgctagtttttaatacttttgtgaaaatattgataatggttgagaaaattttgttacattactgcaagtgataaatgtacttttgttctttttcaaacatttattttaatgtttaattttgtttaaaactattgtactagtatagatttgcatgacaaaacttaagttctcaatagttaaaaaattcattacagagaaaacacaaagtagtagttgcaaaatgtgtataaattacagatattttaatgtgtataaattacagtttattttaatgtttaattttgtttgaaactattttactagtatagatttgcaagacatagatttatgggtaagttcttttttttttttttgctttcacatatttaatttatgttaaatacaaaacctaccagtttccctttcataaaaatattagtgcaacactttttgaattttacttacaaacatttatgtatttaacataaattaaatgattcagagtgaaatgcccataaagagcagaatatttgttcatgtaatggaggaaacccacaaagagttggtactttatgggccatttctttttttaaaaaaatttaatttatgttgaaaagataacctgccagttttcgttttgtaagaaatcagtgtaacactttttgaattttacttacaaacatttataaatttatcataaattatatgtttgagagtaaaatacccataaaaagttggtactttgaatagataatgctcatttgcccataaactacactccctgaaggctattttgttaattactttgtagtactttgttattcctttgctaatactacttggcacgtagtacaaaggataaatctggcataaatttcttattccattgataaaaagacctggctgccttataactattgtaatgaaagatatatctttagagtttataacaaattattacttaagtttgagaaaattataaaatatttatgcatagtttatcaagataccattcgcaatttcctaataaaaaataggggctaaattgtaaaagctagggcgccataatagaaataataaaattggtgtattacatatgggggttaaattgcaaaagttagagtgccatagtagaattaatgaaattggtgaattacatatggggctaaattacaaaagttagggagtaataatagaattaaagaaatcggtgtactacatatggggctaaattgtaaaagttaaggtatcataatggaatgaatggaattttttacaacatttgggactaaatcgcaaaagttagggtggcacagtagaattaTTGAAAGTCacttagaaataagtactttaaacagtgacgattaattcttgtcactaaatccgaatcggtagagtgacagtgacgatattacaagttgtcactatatagatcattttagtgacaactttttcaaggtcgtcactgaagacttagttgctttgagcaattatgacaactatacttgtcgtcactaaacaaccacgttttgtgatgacttttgtcgtcactagaaaatgttgtcactaatgaccatatttcttgcagtgtagtttgtgacgaaaataatgggtcgtcactaaatatttagttgctttgatgcaattgtgacaactttaagtgtcgcgactaaagaagctacttttgtgacgacttattgtcatcactacaaaatgttgtcactaataacttttttttttggtgatcagtgacgacaacaaaaagtcgtccgtaaataggccaagcaatagtgatgatgttcttaatgtcgtcactattgtgtgttctaaaCACTCCCGCTCTCTTACTAAATCTTGGCGGGAATTTACTAGTGACGATTTTTCTAAGTCgtcacaaatgagttggctcccattagaggtttgtgacgagttagaaagtcgtcaataaaggatccccttttgtgacaactttgtttcgtcacagagaaaagttatcactgatgaccaattttcttgtagtgtgtgttttatctagttttatagTTAATTAACTAGGATTTTGGTCAAGATATCTATGTTGCGGTTTAATTGGCAAAAATTACATTTATATAGATTTTAACGGAAAGAACTTCATGTTTTCATAGGTTTAAGGACTCAATCATCAGttggagtgaattgagaagaaATTGGATGATAATTGATGAATTGAAGTGGTTTAAAGAAGGCATGAAGTACAAAACATTCAATTGAGGGAATTCAAGTAAAGACAATTTCGACATATCTTGGTATTTCGGTTATATGTCGAGCTGTAATGATCGGATcgaggtgatcttggtaccactTTGAAgttaagagatatatctacatttggtatgaagacatcaaagtccaattcagctgttttcttggtcaaaaagtcgaaaCACAGAAACTTATATGGATGGTCTAAAGCTGAAGCCCGGAATTGACCAATATATGGTATTTCGACCATATCTCTGTCCACCGATCTcaaaattagatgattcttgaagtatTGCAATGCTaattcaaagggttacaacttttgcATTTTGCATAACAACCAGTTCGATGACTATCATATAGAAAATTGCAGTTGAAGTGaggtcaaaagtgaaaacgcgtATGGCAGTCgaatttctgcaatttgctcagccatttttctcattttcacaCTGCTTTCCAGCTAGAGTTGGAGAGAAAATGTAGTCTGCACAAGTTTCTGATAcataaaggaagaaaaataagTTATTGTCAAGTCAAAAATATGCGGTAGAATCAAGAGGTTGGAACTTTGTTTTGTTGAATTGGATAACAACAGATTTAGGGAAtcaaaggggaaaagaaaaatacgGTAGGTGAATGGAGGATATCAGAATTTTATGATAAAAACTGAGTCTGGTCATATTCTCTGGGACTAGCAATTTTTGCAGGAACTTGGAGAGTGCAAAAatgtagttctttcatttccttagtgtaggatagtttagccAGTTAGTTCATCCTTCTAATATattagctagattaggatgaagatggagatgaagaaggaggagttgaaactcaagtgacatgggttatctcttctccaactctttatcttttgtattggattcttaagtttggttaatatacaagttctggattttatgttatttatgtgtttttaaagtttatgcctagagtatggatgaattttcaatattttgttagtgatattaatttggttatttggtgatattattttgaacaagttatttatcacttttgattttctaatcataattaactggccattatttgtgattatctaaaggtgttaaatTTACAataagaattggaatttaacactagttcaaagtGATAAACATGGGGagttcactcacgagagtagaggtgcatctatgtggtttaagtgacttgtttcatgtaatttcatagaaaaaatgaGCTTGTAATTAaatcataaccacgagagtaggtatggtttagttacaagtatagttgattcactacgagagtaggtttcacatacattaggaaattacaccataactagccaagatactAACATACAACTAACCGGTAATGTCATTTGCAAGAGTGGTAAgaaattccatatctctaggagtTTTCCAGGGAAGATTTGTCAATATCGGTGctaagagcaactttattaatttagacaatttttcttattcttgttgtttttgttgtgtcttatgtgttttatgtcattttagtattttgttgagtcaatttttattttttttagtttgtgtctttgaatctatccttcttaactaatcttgcttttgagattatttaaaagtaattttaggtgatgaggaGGGAAGGTCAAtatggaggacaatgcttgagaaatggaagattgacAATTGATGGTTACTATGTGCAAAGCTCATTGAATCTAGGTAACTCagaaattactgaaggtatatcttttgaaaatggtttgaagtgcttaaaagctaaacttgatgttataacattacaaattcaaatggacacaattatacatgaaattgagcaaaggAGGAATGCTAATATTTTTAACTCTTATCATATAATTTgggacttgtgtggaggttaacatgctactaatacatgtagacaagcacaaaatgtggattattatgatgaattagggcattgcaatccttgttttgatcaatatggtgATAATTTGAGCAATTCTTATGCTTATagttggaataatcaatgtacttataatgATTCTTCATGATTTTATGATTATCCATccgaatgtgtccaatatgaatcaaaaccatcttggaaGTTAGCTgcagaaaaattagctaatgcaactgccgaccgttttgatagggttgaggaaagaatagatgaattaacttctcactttaGTAGAATACAAGAGCAATTGCATgcgttgtgtgaagttatttcttctaatgatatgCAAAATGACCCTAGCTTGAATAGTGGGAATGTcatatgtgaaaatggattgcattttgatgaaatgatgaatctcaactgtgttttaatgagcaaatatccatttcacatgataatatctttggaactaatcttgaacctcaagaggtgagttttaatgacttaTTTTTCACCCTTCTTGAGGAGTGCATGGAAggtataggttctaagggtattactgcccaagatactctcatggcattccctttggtaagttctcaagttgTGCATATTGAAGGTAATATTTACGAAACACTTGgaataggtaagtcacttccatctctcatatcattagaacatgtgatttttgctataaagtcaccttttaatgatccaccacgacctaaaatggtggattattctttaaccaagtctccttgaaaaatgaggttcaatagtcgagtcaacgactataaataaaagcgcttattgggaggcaacccaatgttttggctatttatgttattttggtgtgattttatgtttaaagtatgcgTTTGagatattttgttatttttcatttgtaggtattggaaatagaagcaaaagtgaccaaatgaggtgaaaagggcgaaatttgatcaaggaactcaacccctcgatttgagtaattgttgtttttgattcgttagaaggggttaaaatgaatgttttgatcattttacatgtgcatgcattgagtattttagcaaacaaatgatctatgatgcattttgtgaaattggggtaccatttgtaatttttcaaaagttggaTTTATGCAAAAATTCGCAGAAGAAAACGCACCTGGCTTGAAAAACGCGCATCGGAGCCATATTTTCCACAAATCGCGTTTTCAGTTCTGCACCCA
It includes:
- the LOC140012713 gene encoding uncharacterized protein, which translates into the protein MDRSWMSIKNYLDPKYLDGVDEFIKFAFLGKDPNCKLPCPCKVCNNFEDQTKEVMANHLCRGIVDSYTRWIYHGEGFESDDENDDIEINDNDSDFDSMEELLNDVGVANFGESWRHSPELDTGACTEKEGEASRFLRLLSEAEKSLYPGCEKYSKLSFIVHILHLKTMNRWTCKSTDMLLKFLHQVFPTALIPSSYYEAKNFIRELGLKCEKIHACENDCALFWNENKGLDHCPNEKCKAPRYKSPNSKIPRKVLRYFPLKPRLQRLFVNKEIARDMRWHKERRVDNENMMRHPADSLAWKDFDRNHKSFAEDPRNVRLGLASDGFNPFGTMSNSYSIWPVILVPYNLPPWKCLKDPFFFLSMIIPGPKAPGNDIDIFFRPLVDELKELFATGVETYDAFREEKFMLRAALLWTINDFPAYGYLSGWSTKGYKACPVCLDETTSLYLNNGHKCCYMGHRRFLPIDHKWRREKKQFNGEREHRQPPRTLSGEEVLQQLLRIEQVEFGKAPDLLQQKKRKRVQNSSNWKKMSIFFELPYWSTNKIRHNLDIMHIVKNVCESLVGTLMNIPSRTKDTWQAREDLKEMGLREELHLQPGGGASKVMPPACYTLSRLEKKNFCQFLSTIKFPDGFASNIPRCVKTKECQLLGMKSHDYYVFIQRLLPLATRGMLSKDVSQILVEISNFFRKICSRTLYLDELEMQEKNIILILYCWTSPIPVDVSI